The genomic DNA CTGGAGCAGCTGGACCTGCGTCCCGGTCTGACGATTCTCGACATCGCTTCGGGGCACGGTATTCCGGCCTTCTATCTGGCGGAGCAGGTCGGAGAGACCGGCACCGTGATCGGTATCGATGCCAGTCGAAGCCAGGTCGCGAGTGCGCGCGCCATTCAGCGGGGCGAGTTGCCCTGGCTGCGATTCGACTGTCAGGACATGCGCGCCATACCTGCATCGTTCCCTACCTTTCAACGTATCACCGGCAATCTCTCCGTCATGTTCCTGCGCCCGAACCGCTTTGAGGCGATGCGCGGATTGATCGACCATCTGGCGCCGGGCGGTCAGGCGGTCCTGACGTTCCCTTCCCTCGGCACGTTCGACTCCATCTGGCGACGGATCGATCAGGAAATGGGCCGATACGGACTTGTCATCGAGCGGGAACGATTGGCAGCCCATGTGGCGGAGCGGCCATCGGCGGCAGAAGCGCGTGGATGGCTGGAGCGGCTTGAACTGGAGCGGATCGCCGTCGTCGAGCAGCCGTTGGAGGTTGTCAGCGGGTCCGGCCAACGGTTCCTCCAGCATCCGCTTCTCCGAGGCGGGTTCCTCGACGATGCCTATGAATGTTTCGACGATCAGCGGCTGGCGGAGGAGGTGATGACGCGCGTCTCACTGGATCTGGAGAGCATGACTCCGTTGATTGCGCAGCGATGCGCCGTCAGTGGTTGGAAGCGCAGCGTATCATAGTGTCGAAAAGCGGGAGGTTGATGTGAAGGTACGGATCAATCGAATGCTGACGGGACTCATGGGTCTTGCGCTGTTGTCGGGATGCAGCTCGTCCTTGCCTGCTCGATACATTCAGCAGGCGGAATCCGACGTCACGCTGACTTCCCTCATGAAGTCGCCGGGAGCCTATCACGGTAAGACAGTCATTCTGGGAGGGGTCGTGGTGGATCAGCAGCAGGACGGCCAGCGTTTGTGGCTCCATGTCAGAAATCGCCCGCTGGACAAGGACTACCGGCCTCATCGCCCGATCGTCAATGAAGGGCCGGAGGCAGGATACTACTGGATTTCGGTGCCGAACGCCGTGACATTGCCGCCCAGATGGAAGCAGTGGGCGCGGGTGACGGTGGTCGGGCGGGTCACGGATCCGAAGACGGCCGCGCCTTCAACCGAACCGGTGCTCAACTTGGTATTCATGCGAGGGTGGACCATGGGGCAGGCTCAGCAAGGCGGCGCGCGGGAGGAATCGGTGGGTGCGAACAATCTGCTTTCTGTGCCGGAGGGCCTTCACGGGGAGTGAGGGATCCCGCAGGCTTCGAGGCGTCGCCTCCACCTGCCGATGCC from Nitrospira sp. ND1 includes the following:
- a CDS encoding Slp family lipoprotein, coding for MKVRINRMLTGLMGLALLSGCSSSLPARYIQQAESDVTLTSLMKSPGAYHGKTVILGGVVVDQQQDGQRLWLHVRNRPLDKDYRPHRPIVNEGPEAGYYWISVPNAVTLPPRWKQWARVTVVGRVTDPKTAAPSTEPVLNLVFMRGWTMGQAQQGGAREESVGANNLLSVPEGLHGE
- a CDS encoding cyclopropane-fatty-acyl-phospholipid synthase family protein, whose translation is MKAQAKTWTLPTQDDWSTPFAEVLLEQLDLRPGLTILDIASGHGIPAFYLAEQVGETGTVIGIDASRSQVASARAIQRGELPWLRFDCQDMRAIPASFPTFQRITGNLSVMFLRPNRFEAMRGLIDHLAPGGQAVLTFPSLGTFDSIWRRIDQEMGRYGLVIERERLAAHVAERPSAAEARGWLERLELERIAVVEQPLEVVSGSGQRFLQHPLLRGGFLDDAYECFDDQRLAEEVMTRVSLDLESMTPLIAQRCAVSGWKRSVS